In a single window of the Candidatus Hydrogenedentota bacterium genome:
- the kdsB gene encoding 3-deoxy-manno-octulosonate cytidylyltransferase: MATARVVGIIPARYGSTRLPGKPLRTIGNKTMIQHVYERCANAMSLDDLIVATDDARIAEAVAGFGGRAQMTREDHPSGTDRLAEIAETLDAEIVVNIQGDQPFFDANMIDEVVAPLLADPSLEVATLRYPITREADLQEPAVVKVVANHDGDALYFSRSLIPYPRQDVDHAVYEHVGLYAYRRVTLLRLAKLPVSMLESVESLEQLRWLENGVRIRVPVTECPDRDFSGFSVDTPEDLARAEAMLRERESR; the protein is encoded by the coding sequence ATGGCGACTGCCCGCGTGGTGGGTATCATTCCGGCGCGCTACGGCTCCACCCGGCTTCCCGGCAAGCCCCTGCGCACCATCGGCAACAAGACCATGATCCAGCACGTGTACGAGCGTTGCGCGAACGCCATGTCGCTGGATGACCTCATTGTGGCGACCGACGACGCGCGCATCGCGGAGGCGGTGGCCGGCTTCGGAGGCCGCGCGCAGATGACACGGGAGGACCACCCGAGCGGGACGGATCGCCTGGCGGAAATCGCGGAGACCCTCGACGCGGAGATCGTGGTCAATATTCAGGGGGACCAGCCCTTTTTCGACGCGAACATGATCGACGAGGTGGTGGCGCCGCTGCTGGCGGATCCGTCGCTGGAGGTGGCCACGCTGCGCTACCCCATCACGCGGGAAGCGGATCTCCAGGAGCCGGCGGTGGTCAAGGTGGTCGCGAACCACGATGGCGACGCGCTGTATTTCTCGCGGTCGCTCATCCCCTACCCGCGCCAGGACGTGGACCACGCGGTGTACGAGCACGTGGGGCTGTATGCCTACCGGCGCGTGACCCTGCTGCGGCTGGCGAAGCTGCCGGTCTCGATGCTGGAGTCGGTCGAATCGCTGGAGCAACTGCGTTGGCTGGAAAACGGCGTGCGGATACGCGTGCCGGTGACGGAATGTCCCGACCGGGATTTCAGCGGCTTCAGCGTGGACACGCCGGAAGACCTGGCGCGCGC
- a CDS encoding FadR family transcriptional regulator translates to MQAPVSQSESQAQRLARRIHDDIVAAGLSAGEFFMTGDQVEQRYAVSRSVAREALSQLRTLGILEGRQRKGLIVSRPDPVHLMSRWVPLYVRDGCEGEFQQLAQLRYVLEVGAVDLAARNATDAQRARLSELAADFEALASETGHTPATDDIDLAFHRLILDMTANPLIAGMHKVLSDYFAESVEVGPNPKEDAAMSIREHHLIADAFRRADATLAASLLRSHLERTLME, encoded by the coding sequence ATGCAAGCCCCCGTCTCCCAGAGCGAGTCCCAGGCCCAGCGCCTCGCCCGCCGGATTCACGACGACATCGTCGCCGCCGGCCTGAGCGCGGGCGAATTCTTCATGACGGGGGATCAGGTGGAGCAGCGTTACGCCGTTTCCCGGAGCGTGGCGCGCGAGGCCTTGAGCCAGCTCCGCACGCTGGGCATTCTCGAAGGGCGCCAGCGCAAGGGCCTGATCGTCAGCCGTCCGGACCCGGTCCACCTGATGTCGCGGTGGGTGCCGCTGTATGTGCGCGATGGCTGCGAGGGCGAATTCCAGCAGCTCGCCCAGCTGCGCTATGTGCTGGAGGTGGGCGCGGTGGATCTTGCCGCGCGCAACGCCACCGACGCCCAGCGCGCGCGGCTTTCGGAACTTGCGGCGGACTTCGAAGCACTCGCGTCGGAAACCGGCCACACCCCGGCCACGGACGACATTGATCTGGCTTTTCACCGCCTGATTCTGGACATGACCGCCAATCCGCTCATCGCCGGGATGCACAAGGTCCTGTCGGACTACTTCGCCGAATCAGTTGAAGTGGGCCCGAATCCCAAAGAGGACGCCGCCATGTCGATCCGGGAGCACCACCTCATCGCCGACGCCTTCCGGCGCGCTGATGCGACGCTCGCGGCTTCGCTGTTGCGGTCCCACCTCGAACGAACGTTGATGGAATAG
- a CDS encoding sodium:solute symporter: MRQLPWIDIAILVIYVGTVVGVGSFFVRSSKTVKQFTAAGGNVPGWAVGLSLFGTFLSSMTFLGVTGKAYGGTWNPFVFSLTLPIAAFVAAKYFIPFYRATGEISAYTHLEARFGNWARTYAMLCYALNQVARIGAILLGVALVLHTLIGWDIATTILVTGALVTIYTMLGGIEAVVWTDVVQSIVLLSGAAFALIVLLFGMPEGPGQILAIASEHGKMSLGSWGASIGESTVWVVLVYGIAINLNNFGIDQDQVQRYHVAKSEREASRAVWTMAFLYVPASFMFFLIGTSLFAYYQVHPEMLDQVRTQVAAANLKLDLAAATAGQHAAIQAAAAALGPADIGDKVFPHFIVNGLPTGITGLLIAALLAAAMSSIDTSLNCSATVMLKDVYARYVNRNATEKQSMRVLHGVTLLWGIMGTGVALALVRVTSLLDAWWVISGIFAGGMLGLFLLGFISRRANNAAAVIGVVVGLLVIVWMTLPTANLWPESLAALRSPFHGNLVAVIGTLTIFLVGIAASRLLAGKDEA; the protein is encoded by the coding sequence ATGCGCCAGCTTCCCTGGATCGATATCGCCATCCTCGTGATCTACGTCGGGACCGTTGTGGGCGTGGGGTCGTTTTTCGTCCGCAGCAGCAAGACGGTCAAGCAGTTCACGGCGGCCGGCGGCAATGTGCCGGGGTGGGCCGTCGGCCTTTCGCTCTTCGGCACCTTCCTCTCCAGCATGACCTTTCTCGGGGTGACCGGCAAGGCCTACGGCGGCACCTGGAATCCCTTCGTGTTCAGCCTCACGCTCCCGATCGCCGCCTTTGTCGCCGCGAAGTACTTCATCCCCTTCTATCGCGCCACCGGCGAGATCTCCGCGTACACCCACCTCGAGGCGCGCTTCGGCAACTGGGCCCGCACCTACGCCATGCTCTGCTACGCGCTCAACCAGGTCGCCCGCATCGGCGCCATCCTCCTCGGCGTGGCCCTCGTGCTGCACACGCTCATCGGCTGGGACATCGCCACCACCATCCTGGTTACCGGCGCACTCGTCACGATTTACACCATGCTCGGCGGGATCGAGGCCGTCGTCTGGACCGATGTCGTCCAGAGCATCGTGTTGCTCAGCGGCGCGGCGTTTGCCCTGATCGTGCTCCTCTTCGGGATGCCCGAAGGGCCCGGCCAGATCCTCGCCATCGCCAGCGAGCACGGCAAGATGAGCCTCGGGAGCTGGGGGGCCTCCATCGGCGAGTCCACCGTCTGGGTGGTGCTCGTCTACGGCATCGCCATCAACCTGAACAACTTCGGCATCGACCAGGATCAGGTCCAGCGCTACCACGTTGCGAAGTCTGAGCGCGAAGCCTCCCGCGCCGTGTGGACCATGGCCTTCCTCTACGTGCCCGCGTCGTTCATGTTCTTCCTCATCGGCACGTCCCTCTTCGCATACTACCAGGTCCATCCCGAGATGCTCGACCAGGTGCGGACGCAGGTCGCCGCGGCCAACCTCAAGCTGGACCTCGCCGCCGCAACCGCCGGCCAGCACGCCGCGATCCAGGCCGCCGCCGCCGCGCTCGGCCCCGCCGATATCGGCGACAAGGTCTTCCCGCACTTTATCGTGAACGGGCTCCCAACCGGCATCACCGGCCTCCTCATCGCCGCCCTCCTGGCCGCCGCCATGAGCAGCATCGACACCAGCCTCAACTGCTCCGCCACCGTCATGCTCAAGGACGTCTACGCCCGCTACGTCAACCGCAACGCCACCGAGAAGCAGTCCATGCGCGTGCTCCACGGCGTCACCCTGCTCTGGGGGATTATGGGCACCGGCGTCGCCCTGGCGCTCGTCCGCGTCACCAGCCTGCTCGACGCCTGGTGGGTTATCTCCGGCATCTTCGCCGGCGGCATGCTCGGCCTCTTCCTGCTCGGCTTCATCAGCCGGCGCGCCAACAACGCCGCCGCCGTGATTGGCGTCGTCGTGGGGCTGCTCGTCATCGTCTGGATGACGCTCCCCACCGCCAACCTATGGCCCGAGAGCCTCGCCGCCCTCCGCAGCCCCTTCCACGGAAACCTCGTCGCCGTCATCGGCACGCTCACCATCTTCCTCGTCGGCATCGCCGCCAGCCGGCTTCTGGCCGGTAAGGACGAGGCGTAG